TGGTTGGACAATGACCCTTTGTGGCCTGAATTCACTTGTTTCATCCATGGCGATCTCTATGCAGGGCATGTCTTAACCTCGAAGGAAGGTAAGACCTCTGGTATCATAGATTGGTCTACTGCGCATATGGGTGATCCTGCACTGGACTTTTCTGGTCACGTATCGGTTTTTGGAGAGGATAGCCTGAAGAGTTTGATAACGGAGTATGCTAAACAAGGCGGAACGATATGGGATAGGCTCTACGAACAATCTATAGAGAGGGCTGCTGCAGCTCCATTAGCATATGGCGCTTTTGCGGTAGAGTGCAACGACGATAATCATATCAATGCCGCCAGAGCAGCCTTAGGTATTGTTCAATAAAATGATGTGAGGATACTTTTTTAAATGCTAAAATAGGAGTTCGATTGGTGCCACTTAAGAGTATCATTGATTTCTATTTTAGCCAGTATCCTCCACTTTTAGGAGCTCCTCGAAACTCGATTTTATGATCATCTCTTAAGATTTTGAGCCACCGCTCTACTATCTTGACAGGAACTAATAGCTCGTTTACTAAAAATGGTGCACGCTTTCCTGGATTAGTTCTTATCTGATTAAATAGTAGATTTACTCCCTCACTTACTCCCTCATTAGATTCGAAAAGTAGCTTTGATGAGACAATAACTCGAAAACCGTGCTGGAAATTTTCAAAGACAGGGGGACGCAGACCATAGGATGCGAAGCCTTCTTGGATTCGTTTGATGCCTGACCCATATTTTTCAATAAAATGCGCTTCTTTGAACGTGGCAGATATCCTTTTATTGCGCACCCATGGCGAGTAATCTTCACGAAGAAGCTGATCAATCGTTAAGTTATCAGCTAAACCACCTGGATTGAAAAACTCTATGGAATTGTAATACACCCTGATTATGGAATCGGCAAATTAATTTGGACTTGGGTGAAAAGGGCGTTTATTCTTCCTATTACGTTGTCGGCAGCGGGCCAAAAAGGAATACGTCCATGCCCATCGAGGTGAAACCGGCTGTGAGCGCGGGTTCAAGCATATAGCCCGACAGGCGCGTATCCTTGCCGATCACGACACGATGGCGGTGGTCACCGCGACGAAAGACACGGCCAGCCGCCATGCCGACGCGCAAGGCGGTTTCCGCCGTCATCGCGCCTTCGTTGGCTTTGCCACGAATACCGTCTGTGCCGAAATATTTGCGCACCATAAGGTCAATTATCCTGTCGTCGGGTCGCCCTCAAAGGGGACATGCCTGCTGAACCGCGAATATAGAGAAATATCCCGAATGTGCAGTTAACGAATTCTTGCGGTTTCTTTCAGCGCCGCCAATACCGCCAGCCCGTCGCGCAAGGGGCGCGGCTCGTGTGTGCGGATGAAGTCAGCTCCACCTGCGGCGGCGGCAAGCTCTGC
The Acinetobacter piscicola genome window above contains:
- a CDS encoding ATP-binding protein; this encodes MYYNSIEFFNPGGLADNLTIDQLLREDYSPWVRNKRISATFKEAHFIEKYGSGIKRIQEGFASYGLRPPVFENFQHGFRVIVSSKLLFESNEGVSEGVNLLFNQIRTNPGKRAPFLVNELLVPVKIVERWLKILRDDHKIEFRGAPKSGGYWLK